A single window of Methanoregula sp. DNA harbors:
- the acsB gene encoding acetyl-CoA decarbonylase/synthase complex subunit alpha/beta, whose product MTEVKNTVANGKELLRKQMQSISVLQVSDETAYHLPVSFALTGIDVRDRASALDAYVRTSYNPIIAAECLLSEKTGREGKEPSPYTGFIGDTVLRKLGYSLVDGSILGLALLIGKPVNAGTASGICRELQEKYMLTFLAGGVVPELLIAGVKLGLEYRLIPLGSTNLHGVHFVDIVSRVALMFGGVTPGDTARLLKYAAERAKAIVIVFPGLSDEDVALVDAMRVLGFPIISLGGYTLEGWVDAQPELAVQRGMDAKGIRVTVTAIPIPMGCSPAFEGKSIRKEEMYVEFGGGRSPAFELLKMRNPGDIQDGQVTVLGPEIEEMKEGSANPLGIIIEVSGKSMKKEYEPVLERRIHNFVNYGEGSWHVAQRDLIWVRISKEAVAKGVKIMHLGKLLAGKFRMDFPQLLDAVAVTLITDENKVLAAKKEADTVYEERDARIRGMRDEDVDTYYSCTLCQTFAPNHVCVITPERPALCGAISWLDGKIAYEISPAGANQPVEKGVLLNARNGEFDGVNRFVKKASHGEIDRCSLYSVMEYPMTCCGCFECIALMLPEANGIMVVNREFKGVTPSGMTFSTLAGTIGGGAQTPGFAGISKNFILSDRFLQGDGGIGRLVWMPLQLKDELKERLQKKLIGQGCPDLFIKIADETKATTIEDLTAFLERVRHPALTMKQLV is encoded by the coding sequence ATGACCGAAGTAAAAAACACAGTAGCGAATGGTAAGGAATTATTAAGAAAACAGATGCAGTCGATATCGGTTCTCCAAGTGTCCGATGAGACCGCATACCACCTGCCGGTTTCGTTTGCACTCACAGGAATTGACGTGAGGGACCGCGCATCCGCACTTGATGCATACGTACGGACTTCATACAACCCAATCATTGCCGCTGAATGTCTCCTCTCAGAAAAAACCGGGCGTGAAGGGAAAGAACCATCCCCCTATACCGGTTTCATAGGCGACACCGTGCTGCGCAAACTTGGCTATTCGCTTGTGGACGGTAGTATACTCGGACTTGCTCTCTTAATCGGAAAGCCGGTGAATGCAGGCACCGCTTCTGGCATCTGCAGGGAATTGCAGGAAAAATATATGCTCACATTCCTTGCCGGAGGAGTCGTTCCTGAACTCCTCATCGCGGGAGTGAAGCTCGGGCTTGAATACCGGCTCATCCCGCTTGGGTCTACTAATCTGCACGGAGTGCACTTTGTTGATATTGTGTCGCGGGTTGCTTTGATGTTTGGCGGTGTCACGCCCGGGGATACTGCGCGGCTCCTGAAATATGCTGCCGAGCGTGCAAAGGCGATTGTGATCGTTTTCCCCGGTCTCTCAGATGAAGATGTTGCACTTGTTGACGCAATGAGGGTGCTCGGTTTTCCTATCATATCACTTGGAGGATATACCCTAGAAGGATGGGTTGACGCACAACCGGAACTTGCCGTCCAGCGAGGTATGGATGCAAAAGGCATCAGGGTGACGGTGACTGCAATCCCGATCCCTATGGGATGTTCTCCCGCATTTGAAGGCAAGAGCATAAGAAAAGAGGAGATGTATGTGGAATTTGGCGGTGGCAGGTCTCCGGCATTTGAACTCTTAAAAATGCGGAATCCCGGGGATATACAAGATGGGCAGGTTACCGTTCTTGGTCCAGAGATTGAAGAGATGAAGGAAGGATCTGCAAACCCGCTTGGCATTATCATTGAAGTCTCCGGTAAATCCATGAAAAAAGAGTATGAACCGGTGCTCGAGCGACGGATCCATAACTTTGTCAATTATGGTGAGGGATCATGGCATGTCGCCCAGCGCGATCTTATCTGGGTGAGGATATCAAAAGAGGCAGTTGCAAAGGGAGTGAAGATCATGCATCTCGGTAAACTTCTTGCAGGCAAGTTCCGGATGGACTTCCCCCAGCTGCTCGATGCCGTTGCAGTCACACTGATCACCGATGAGAATAAAGTGCTTGCAGCAAAAAAGGAAGCAGACACTGTTTATGAAGAACGCGATGCCAGGATTCGGGGAATGCGCGATGAGGACGTAGATACATATTATTCCTGTACGCTCTGCCAGACCTTTGCCCCAAACCACGTGTGCGTGATCACCCCTGAACGACCGGCTCTCTGCGGGGCTATCAGCTGGCTTGACGGGAAGATTGCGTACGAAATCTCTCCGGCCGGTGCAAACCAGCCGGTCGAAAAAGGTGTACTTCTCAATGCCCGGAACGGGGAGTTTGACGGTGTCAACAGGTTTGTAAAAAAGGCCAGTCATGGTGAAATCGACCGTTGTTCACTATACAGTGTCATGGAGTACCCTATGACCTGTTGCGGGTGTTTTGAATGCATTGCCCTCATGCTTCCGGAAGCAAACGGAATTATGGTCGTGAACCGGGAATTCAAAGGAGTCACACCATCAGGAATGACATTTTCCACGCTTGCCGGGACTATCGGGGGCGGAGCCCAGACCCCGGGATTTGCGGGCATTTCCAAGAATTTTATCCTCTCGGACAGGTTCCTCCAGGGGGATGGCGGTATCGGACGCCTCGTATGGATGCCTTTGCAGCTCAAAGACGAACTTAAGGAACGGCTGCAAAAAAAACTCATCGGGCAGGGCTGTCCTGATCTCTTTATAAAGATCGCCGATGAGACAAAGGCTACCACCATAGAAGATCTCACCGCCTTTTTGGAGCGTGTCAGGCATCCGGCCCTGACCATGAAACAGCTGGTGTGA
- a CDS encoding MBL fold metallo-hydrolase encodes MPDIPGALHRAAAICRKYGSNINRLQYDRRIDPATVFFEVTTDTGSFKKITEELGRIGYLQTSIKPVSFLKFYAYLPHRSGSLDEFLGYTTNAGANIALIDFDDTGRHPERLTVSLNVEQSDEVDQLMDNLKSRYRLEILDYDNSGRQLDDTIFYVKFAQNIRNLIGEAEDSFLLSFLADTNHIAQELTGRGNDPKKVFGSVLATGQTLHATTGVCFYADVQQFCITPDVNLLCFQMPCGGNIFVFSAADELVMVDTGYGIYYPDVTRMFTYYGLNDGRPLSRIIVTHADADHCGASGYFKVPVYLHSATIEIIRQNNRAYGSRSERSILEAFYTNMINVFSKFTSPVNIHPFHLPEKSVRGIFPILETLRIGDLDLEVLESPGGHLCGQIYLYSKEQGLLLAADSIINFASLTPERSAYNALANFLVTSVNVDSELARTERKELFDLISATDAALRPQKKRCIVCGGHGAVSVYNEGKMVTYGEVEHYGAVVPET; translated from the coding sequence ATGCCTGACATACCAGGTGCTCTGCACCGGGCAGCAGCAATATGTCGGAAATATGGTTCAAACATCAACCGTCTCCAGTATGACAGGAGGATCGATCCTGCTACTGTTTTTTTTGAAGTAACTACCGATACAGGATCTTTTAAAAAAATTACTGAAGAACTTGGGCGAATCGGGTATCTCCAGACGTCGATAAAACCGGTCAGTTTTTTAAAATTTTACGCATATCTCCCACATCGTTCCGGATCACTTGACGAATTTCTTGGATATACCACAAACGCGGGTGCCAATATTGCCCTTATTGATTTTGATGATACCGGGCGTCATCCTGAACGGTTAACGGTAAGCCTGAATGTCGAACAGAGTGATGAAGTAGACCAGCTTATGGATAATCTGAAATCCCGCTATCGTCTTGAGATCCTTGATTATGACAATAGCGGCAGGCAGCTGGATGATACAATTTTTTATGTAAAATTTGCTCAGAATATCCGCAACCTTATCGGTGAGGCAGAGGACTCATTCCTGCTCTCATTCCTTGCTGATACCAATCATATCGCGCAGGAACTGACAGGCAGAGGCAATGATCCAAAGAAAGTGTTTGGGAGTGTTCTTGCAACCGGACAGACCCTGCATGCAACTACAGGTGTCTGTTTCTATGCGGATGTGCAGCAATTTTGCATTACCCCTGATGTTAACCTCTTGTGCTTCCAGATGCCGTGCGGCGGTAATATTTTTGTTTTTTCAGCGGCAGACGAACTCGTCATGGTGGATACCGGCTACGGGATTTACTATCCTGATGTAACCCGCATGTTTACTTATTATGGTCTGAATGATGGGCGACCCCTCTCGCGGATAATAGTTACCCACGCTGATGCAGACCACTGTGGCGCCAGCGGTTATTTCAAAGTCCCGGTGTATCTCCACTCTGCAACAATTGAGATTATCCGACAGAACAACCGCGCTTACGGTTCGCGCAGCGAGAGGTCTATCCTCGAGGCATTTTACACCAACATGATCAACGTGTTCTCGAAGTTTACGTCACCTGTCAATATCCATCCTTTTCATCTGCCAGAAAAATCCGTTCGGGGGATATTTCCCATTCTTGAAACCCTGCGAATCGGGGATCTCGATCTTGAGGTTCTTGAAAGTCCTGGTGGACATCTCTGCGGGCAAATCTACCTATATTCAAAAGAGCAGGGTTTGCTGCTTGCTGCTGACTCCATCATCAACTTTGCCAGCCTGACACCTGAGCGTTCTGCATATAACGCGCTTGCAAATTTTCTTGTCACATCAGTGAATGTGGACAGTGAACTTGCACGAACGGAGCGCAAAGAGCTCTTTGACCTTATCTCCGCAACCGATGCCGCGCTCAGGCCACAGAAAAAGCGCTGCATTGTCTGCGGTGGGCACGGTGCTGTCTCTGTTTATAATGAGGGAAAGATGGTGACTTACGGCGAGGTGGAACACTACGGGGCGGTTGTGCCGGAAACCTAA
- a CDS encoding DNA adenine methylase: MIDREDFIQRGGNFLTVLRPFVKWAGGKRQLLCEIGKRLPDSWNTYYEPFVGGGALLANLQNEKKISKAVISDLNSELINLYNVVKKDPEKLIDALSHKEFENSEEAFRNLKNEFNMLTGLPGNNVRRAALFIYLNKHGYNGLWRVNSKGKFNVPFGRYEKRSLPTEHSIFKFSHMLKNVTILNIDFEQAVKSAKKGDFIYFDPPYHPISKTANFTDYNSNGFTFDDQKRLTAVFKKLSKKGVQLMLSNSKVSEIEDLFVGFTIGTVDAKRFINCNGERRIGTREIIVTNYDV, translated from the coding sequence ATGATCGATAGGGAAGATTTTATTCAAAGAGGGGGGAATTTTCTTACTGTGTTAAGACCGTTTGTCAAATGGGCCGGTGGTAAGCGTCAACTGCTTTGTGAGATTGGCAAACGTCTTCCTGATAGCTGGAACACCTATTACGAGCCATTTGTTGGTGGGGGGGCATTATTGGCCAACCTCCAAAACGAAAAGAAAATTTCCAAGGCCGTCATTTCCGATCTGAACAGTGAATTGATAAATCTCTATAACGTCGTTAAAAAAGATCCAGAAAAATTAATTGATGCTTTGTCGCACAAAGAATTCGAAAATAGTGAAGAAGCATTCAGAAATCTGAAAAATGAATTTAACATGCTAACCGGGCTCCCGGGAAATAACGTAAGGAGGGCGGCACTTTTTATTTATCTTAACAAACATGGATACAACGGGCTCTGGAGAGTGAACAGTAAGGGAAAGTTCAATGTGCCGTTCGGCCGTTATGAAAAAAGGAGCCTGCCAACTGAGCATTCTATTTTTAAATTCAGTCATATGCTAAAAAATGTAACAATTTTAAACATTGATTTTGAACAGGCAGTTAAATCAGCAAAAAAAGGCGATTTTATATATTTCGATCCACCCTACCACCCAATATCTAAAACCGCAAATTTTACCGATTACAATTCGAATGGTTTTACGTTTGATGACCAAAAACGTCTTACAGCTGTTTTCAAAAAGCTCTCAAAAAAAGGCGTCCAGTTGATGTTAAGCAATTCAAAAGTTTCAGAAATTGAGGATCTTTTTGTCGGATTTACCATTGGAACTGTTGATGCAAAACGATTTATTAATTGTAATGGCGAACGGCGAATTGGAACCAGGGAAATTATTGTAACGAACTATGATGTATGA
- the hxlB gene encoding 6-phospho-3-hexuloisomerase gives MADNRVQEMMLLMASKIRAISKTISDERVEQFLAELLHAQRIYVIGAGRSGLVAKAFAMRLMHLGLQAFVVGETITPALSRNDVMVVFSGSGKTKTVADLAETAKEIGAHICLITSNPDSRIGKIADCIVIIEHHRDEVDDDAVEFEIRQMLGEHKSFAPLGTLFETVSVIFADAVISRLMEITKTDENTLKGRHTNIE, from the coding sequence ATGGCAGACAACAGGGTTCAGGAAATGATGTTGCTGATGGCATCGAAGATCCGCGCGATCTCAAAGACAATATCTGATGAGCGGGTGGAACAATTCCTTGCTGAACTGCTCCATGCGCAACGGATCTATGTAATAGGAGCGGGAAGGTCAGGGCTTGTGGCTAAAGCGTTTGCAATGCGGCTCATGCACCTGGGTTTACAAGCGTTTGTTGTCGGGGAAACGATCACCCCTGCTCTGAGCAGGAATGATGTGATGGTCGTGTTCTCCGGTTCCGGTAAAACAAAGACCGTGGCAGATCTTGCGGAGACAGCCAAGGAGATCGGGGCGCATATCTGCCTAATTACTTCGAATCCCGATTCACGGATCGGAAAAATTGCCGATTGTATCGTGATCATCGAACACCACCGTGATGAGGTGGATGATGATGCTGTTGAATTCGAGATCCGGCAGATGCTGGGCGAACATAAATCGTTTGCTCCTTTGGGGACGCTCTTTGAAACGGTATCGGTAATATTTGCTGATGCGGTCATCTCCCGTCTCATGGAAATTACAAAGACCGATGAGAACACACTGAAGGGACGGCATACCAATATTGAGTGA